The following DNA comes from Phytohabitans rumicis.
GTTCCTGCAGGCGCGGGCGCTCGGCGTGCTGCAGATCGACGCCACCCGGGTGTCCGGGATCAACGAGAACCTCGCGATGCTCCTGCTGGCCGCCAAGTTCGGCGTGCGGGTCTGCCCGCACGCCGGCGGCGTCGGCCTGTGCGAGCTGGTCCAGCACCTGTCGATGTTCGACTATGTGGCCGTCACGGGTACGACGAACGACCGCATGATCGAGTATGTGGACCACCTCCACGAGCACTTCGTCACCCCCGTGACGATCCGGGACGGGCACTACGTGACCCCGGTCGCACCGGGGGCCGGCGCGGAGATGCTGGCGGTGTCCATCGATCGGTATAGGTTCACCGGCAATGCGTGAGCTACGACTGACCCGGTTGGGATGCGGCACGGCCAGCATCGGCAACCACCGCGTGCCGCTGACCGACGGCGAGGCCGCCGAGATCCTCGATGCGGCCTGGGACGCCGGGATCCGGCACTTCGACACCGCGCCGCACTACGGCCTGGGGCTCTCGGAGTGGCGGCTGGGGCAGTTCCTGGCCGGCAAGCCGCGCGACGAGTACGCCGTGTCCACAAAGGTCGGCCGGCTCCTGGAGCCGAACCCGGCCGGCGCCGGCGCCCTCGACGACGAGGACTTTGTGGTGCCGGCGGCGTACCGGCGGGTCTGGGACTTCTCGGCGGCCGGCGTGCGGCGCAGCCTGGAGGAGTCGCTGGGCCGGCTCGGGCTGGACCGCGTCGACGTGCTGTACCTGCACGACCCGGAGCGCTGGGACCTGGACCGCGGCCTGGCCGACGGGCTGCCGGCCCTCGTCCAACTCCGGGAGGAGGGCCTCGCCACGGCGATCGGGATCGGCTCGATGGGGACCGAGGCGCTCGTCGCGGCGGCCCGGTCCGGGGTGGCCGACCTGCTCATGGTGGCCGGCCGGTACACCCTCGCGGACCAGTCCGGCGCCGCCGAGCTCCTTGACGCGTGCCGCGCGAACGGCGTGGGCATCGTGGCCGCGGCCGTGTTCAACGGTGGCCTGCTCGCCGAGCCGCTGACCGCGTCGTCCACATTCGACTACCGGCCGGCGCCGGGCGCGGTCGTGGCCCGGGCACGGCGGATCGCGGAAGTGTGCGAATCGTTCGGCGTGCCGCTGCGTGCCGCTGCCCTGGCGTACCCGTTGCTGGAGCCTGTGGTGCGCGCGGTGGTCGTGGGCGCCAACAACCCGGACCAGGTCCGGCAGAATGCCGCGGACCTTGCCTTGGACGTGCCGCAAGGGATGTGGGAGCGGCTGCGCGCGGAAGGGCTGGTGGCGTGAGCGAGTATCTGCTCGAGGTCGAAGGCGTGCGCAAGGCGTTCCCCGGCGTGCAGGCCCTCGACGACATGCACATCAACCTGCGCTACGGCGAGGTGCTGGCCGTGGTGGGGGAGAACGGCGCCGGCAAGTCGACGCTGATGAAGCTGCTGTCCGGCAGCTACGTGCCGGACGAGGGCGCGTTCCGGCTGCACGGCGAGCCGTTCACGCCGCAGAGCCCCAAGCACGCACTGGAATCCGGCATCAGCATCATCCATCAGGAGTTCAACCTGATGCCGCACCTGACCGTCGCGCAGAACATCTTCATCGGACGCGAGCCCCGGCGCGGCCTGATCCTGTCTGACCGCGAGCTCAACCGCCGCGCGGCCGAACTCGTTGCCCGGCTGGGGCTGCCGCTCGACATCCGGGCCACCGTCGCCGATCTGACCGTCGCCAACCAGCAGATGGTCGAGATCGCCAAGGCCCTGTCGTACGACGCGCGGGTGCTCATCATGGACGAGCCCACGGCGGCGTTGAACGACGCCGAGGTGCAGACCCTGCACGGCCTGATCCGCCGGTTCGTGCACGCGGACACCGCCGTCATCTACATCTCCCACCGGATGGACGAGCTGAAGGCGATCAGCGACCGCATCACGGTCATCCGGGACGGCCGGTACATCGGCACGCTCGACACCGCCGAGACCACCACGCGCGAGGTCATCACGCTCATGGTGGGCCGCACCCTCACCAGCGACGCGCGCCCCGTCGACGTGCGGGACGAGCGCGAGGTCGTCCTCGACGTGCGCGGCCTGTCCACAAAGGAACTGCTGCGGGA
Coding sequences within:
- a CDS encoding aldo/keto reductase, with amino-acid sequence MRELRLTRLGCGTASIGNHRVPLTDGEAAEILDAAWDAGIRHFDTAPHYGLGLSEWRLGQFLAGKPRDEYAVSTKVGRLLEPNPAGAGALDDEDFVVPAAYRRVWDFSAAGVRRSLEESLGRLGLDRVDVLYLHDPERWDLDRGLADGLPALVQLREEGLATAIGIGSMGTEALVAAARSGVADLLMVAGRYTLADQSGAAELLDACRANGVGIVAAAVFNGGLLAEPLTASSTFDYRPAPGAVVARARRIAEVCESFGVPLRAAALAYPLLEPVVRAVVVGANNPDQVRQNAADLALDVPQGMWERLRAEGLVA
- a CDS encoding sugar ABC transporter ATP-binding protein yields the protein MSEYLLEVEGVRKAFPGVQALDDMHINLRYGEVLAVVGENGAGKSTLMKLLSGSYVPDEGAFRLHGEPFTPQSPKHALESGISIIHQEFNLMPHLTVAQNIFIGREPRRGLILSDRELNRRAAELVARLGLPLDIRATVADLTVANQQMVEIAKALSYDARVLIMDEPTAALNDAEVQTLHGLIRRFVHADTAVIYISHRMDELKAISDRITVIRDGRYIGTLDTAETTTREVITLMVGRTLTSDARPVDVRDEREVVLDVRGLSTKELLRDVTFTLGKGEILGFAGLMGAGRTEVARAIVGADKTTAGTIHVHGRQVRIHNPAEAARHRIGYLSEDRKQLGLLLEHDVSDNITLSSLREKFSRWGLVDRLAARRAAADVVRRLTIKTPSVRQTTKFLSGGNQQKVVIAKWLVKDCDILIFDEPTRGIDVGAKEEIYELLNSLAAQGKAIIMISSELPEVLRMSHRVVVMTEGRVSGILSAEEADQESVMHLATLRPNENPEDAAELGLLDLTSGPKAV